One genomic window of Pecten maximus chromosome 3, xPecMax1.1, whole genome shotgun sequence includes the following:
- the LOC117322814 gene encoding uncharacterized protein F54H12.2-like — MSLVHQNSCECVQSELDLFDTPPTQTSVEDGYWHQIGTVTSVNDGGPYVFDVSGAGDDYLDLANTSLYVKAQILNNDSTNLTDENVAPVNLWLHSLFGDVSVCLNEKLVSSPNNMYPFRAYLETLLSYGPAAKESQLTSGMWYKDTAAQMDTAGNDNHGYIKRKLSTATSRSVEMMGRLHSDLFAQERYLVNNVNMKITLTRSKDVFCLMGEDKEFKVVIKDIYLNVRKVRLSPSVRLAHAKALEISPAKYPIRRIAMKVFSVPRGNHNFVKDNLFLGQMPKRLVIGCVDSDAYSGLITKNPFHFKDFDINFVVLNVDGKQVPTKPLQPNFTQKHYVRSYMGLFNTTGKTFRDEGNNISKDEYGTGFTLFGFDLTPDLSEVGTFHLIKKGNLSLEVHFGTALPNTINVVVYAEFDNIIEIDRNRQILFDYSA; from the coding sequence ATGTCTTTAGTTCATCAGAACTCCTGTGAATGTGTCCAGTCAGAATTAGATTTATTCGATACACCACCCACTCAAACCAGTGTAGAAGATGGATACTGGCATCAAATTGGAACGGTCACATCTGTCAATGATGGTGGCCCTTATGTCTTTGACGTATCAGGAGCTGGAGATGATTACTTGGATCTAGCAAATACTTCCCTCTACGTGAAAGCACAGATCCTCAATAATGATAGCACCAACCTTACTGATGAGAACGTTGCACCTGTTAATCTTTGGTTACATTCACTCTTCGGGGATGTCAGCGTCTGTCTCAATGAAAAACTAGTCTCGTCACCCAACAATATGTATCCATTCAGAGCTTACCTGGAAACGCTACTCAGCTATGGTCCTGCAGCCAAAGAATCTCAGTTGACCAGTGGAATGTGGTATAAGGATACAGCTGCGCAAATGGACACTGCAGGAAACGATAATCATGGCTACATCAAGAGGAAATTGTCAACAGCAACCAGTAGATCTGTGGAAATGATGGGAAGACTCCATTCTGACCTATTTGCCCAGGAAAGATATCTTGTCAATAATGTGAACATGAAAATAACGTTAACCAGAAGTAAAGATGTTTTCTGTTTGATGGGAGAAGACAAAGAATTCAAAGTTGTCATCAAGGACATCTATCTAAACGTGAGAAAAGTTAGACTGAGTCCATCGGTGAGACTGGCCCATGCAAAAGCCCTGGAAATATCACCTGCCAAATACCCAATCAGAAGAATTGCAATGAAAGTATTTTCTGTTCCAagaggaaatcacaattttgtaaAGGATAATCTGTTTCTAGGACAAATGCCTAAGAGATTGGTCATCGGATGTGTGGACAGTGATGCCTATAGTGGACTCATCACCAAGAatccttttcattttaaagattttgatattaattttgttgtccTGAACGTGGATGGCAAACAAGTCCCCACCAAGCCTTTGCAGCCAAATTTCACTCAGAAACATTACGTAAGAAGCTACATGGGTCTGTTTAACACTACCGGCAAAACGTTTCGTGACGAGGGTAATAACATCTCAAAGGATGAATATGGCACTGGTTTTACCTTGTTTGGATTTGATCTGACACCTGACCTTTCAGAAGTGGGCACATTTCATCTTATAAAAAAGGGAAACTTGTCTTTGGAAGTGCATTTCGGAACAGCCCTACCCAATACCATCAACGTTGTGGTGTATGCTGAATTTGACAATATCATAGAAATAGATCGTAACAGACAAATTCTTTTTGATTATAGTGCATGA